One window of the Tetragenococcus koreensis genome contains the following:
- a CDS encoding phage major capsid protein yields MSNLEDRKKAINDLITKAKEAVEKGDLETARSLKADVDAANKEYEELEHLAKEIEESAPEKEETEQEPPKEEEPEVTDNKEEEPEDKPESEDKSTDEEPPASETETEKVEEPTEEDLEKEKKKKKKEGAKRNMSKLNPSAETNEEVLAFEQYMKSKGAKRDNVKSDDAGVTIPEDIQYIPEKEVKTVQDLSQLVQKTSVNTPSGKYPILKRANAKFNTVEELEENPELAKPDFETIKWEVSTYRGAIPISQEALDDSVANLTSIVSENINEQKINTLNEKIGAVLKQFNPTTISDVDDLKEIVNVKLDPGYDRQIIATQSFYQKLDTLKDGKGRYLLQDGIVATAGNTVLGMNVTVVRDDLLGENGDALAFIGDVKRGVLFADRTDVSVQWIENNIYGKYLMGAFRFDVKQADQNAGYFVTFEDTPS; encoded by the coding sequence ATGAGCAACTTAGAAGATCGCAAAAAGGCAATCAATGATCTGATTACCAAAGCGAAAGAAGCAGTTGAAAAAGGCGATTTGGAAACTGCAAGAAGCTTAAAAGCTGATGTTGATGCTGCTAACAAAGAATATGAAGAACTTGAACACTTAGCAAAAGAAATTGAAGAATCAGCACCAGAAAAAGAAGAAACCGAACAAGAACCACCTAAGGAAGAAGAGCCAGAAGTCACAGATAACAAGGAAGAAGAACCAGAGGACAAGCCGGAAAGTGAAGACAAGTCCACTGATGAAGAACCTCCAGCTTCTGAAACCGAAACCGAAAAGGTGGAAGAACCAACTGAAGAAGATTTAGAAAAAGAAAAAAAGAAAAAGAAAAAAGAGGGAGCGAAAAGAAATATGTCGAAATTAAACCCAAGCGCTGAAACAAACGAAGAAGTATTGGCATTTGAACAATACATGAAATCTAAGGGGGCAAAACGTGACAACGTGAAGTCTGATGATGCAGGTGTCACAATCCCTGAAGATATCCAATATATTCCAGAAAAAGAAGTCAAGACTGTACAAGACTTATCCCAATTAGTGCAAAAAACTTCTGTAAATACACCATCTGGAAAATACCCAATTTTAAAACGTGCAAATGCAAAATTTAACACCGTGGAAGAATTGGAAGAAAACCCAGAATTAGCAAAACCGGATTTCGAAACAATCAAATGGGAAGTTTCAACTTACCGTGGTGCGATTCCAATTTCACAAGAAGCATTGGATGACTCAGTTGCAAACTTAACGTCTATTGTCTCAGAAAATATCAATGAACAAAAAATTAACACATTGAACGAAAAAATCGGTGCAGTGTTAAAACAATTTAATCCAACGACTATTTCTGACGTGGATGACTTAAAAGAGATTGTTAACGTAAAACTTGATCCTGGATATGATCGTCAAATCATTGCGACACAAAGCTTCTACCAAAAATTAGATACTTTAAAAGATGGCAAAGGTCGTTACTTGTTGCAAGATGGTATCGTAGCTACTGCTGGTAACACTGTCCTAGGTATGAACGTAACAGTCGTACGTGATGATTTGCTTGGCGAAAATGGCGATGCTTTGGCATTTATCGGAGATGTAAAACGTGGTGTGCTATTTGCTGATCGTACAGATGTATCTGTGCAATGGATTGAAAACAATATCTACGGTAAATACTTGATGGGTGCTTTCCGCTTTGACGTCAAACAAGCAGATCAAAACGCTGGGTACTTTGTCACTTTTGAAGATACACCCTCATAG
- a CDS encoding head-tail adaptor protein, with protein sequence MNLNQLDYRITFYVVDDDGPEAGMVEWSELYSCFAGLYEPTQKDVQLGNLELSKKSVTLNIRNARPQFIPSVRHVFEIENGIYKGLLFNVKNVAPAKTDGYIKVVGEEQ encoded by the coding sequence ATGAATCTTAACCAGTTAGACTATAGGATTACTTTTTATGTCGTTGACGACGATGGCCCCGAAGCGGGAATGGTGGAATGGTCTGAGCTTTACAGTTGTTTTGCAGGGCTTTATGAACCCACACAAAAAGATGTACAGCTGGGAAACTTAGAGCTTAGCAAAAAGTCCGTCACATTAAACATTCGAAATGCACGACCTCAATTTATCCCAAGTGTTCGGCATGTTTTTGAAATCGAAAATGGGATATATAAAGGGTTACTTTTTAATGTCAAAAATGTAGCTCCGGCTAAAACTGACGGATATATCAAAGTGGTGGGTGAAGAGCAATGA
- a CDS encoding HK97 family phage prohead protease, whose translation MTNSRVDVGQEDMVIEGYAALFNTLSEDLGGFREVIAPNAFDNVDIEDTKGLIDHNFGQIIGRTKAETLELDVDKKGLHFKCRLPNTSYARDIYESIKVGNVNNCSFRYTLPKGNQNAKTWTRENGEYVQTINKIDELIEISIVTVPAYKDTTVEVAQRAKDFERMKELDKLNIELELESLRLNT comes from the coding sequence ATGACGAATAGTCGCGTTGATGTCGGTCAAGAAGATATGGTGATCGAGGGATACGCAGCCTTATTTAATACGTTGAGCGAGGACTTAGGAGGTTTTCGTGAAGTTATAGCTCCCAATGCTTTTGATAACGTAGATATCGAAGACACAAAGGGATTGATTGATCACAACTTTGGCCAGATTATCGGACGGACAAAAGCTGAAACGTTAGAACTTGATGTGGATAAAAAAGGATTGCATTTTAAATGCCGTCTTCCAAATACGTCTTACGCGCGCGATATTTACGAAAGCATCAAGGTGGGGAATGTAAACAATTGCAGTTTTCGTTATACGTTGCCTAAGGGAAACCAGAACGCAAAAACATGGACGCGTGAAAACGGCGAGTATGTACAAACAATAAACAAAATAGATGAATTAATCGAAATAAGTATTGTCACTGTGCCTGCTTATAAAGACACCACCGTGGAAGTCGCCCAACGTGCAAAAGATTTCGAACGAATGAAAGAACTAGACAAATTGAATATTGAATTAGAACTAGAAAGTCTGAGGTTAAACACCTGA
- a CDS encoding head-tail connector protein → MLQIDNVDSIKKAIRVDHDFDDDLIMQIYLPGAINEVKTAVSLKKEDEPFYENNPTFNLVVLNTIAHHYDNRSITSNEQAFEIPASSAKLVHTLRGNLADWRKKNIEVIADES, encoded by the coding sequence ATGTTACAGATTGATAATGTGGATTCGATAAAAAAAGCGATTCGCGTAGACCATGATTTTGATGATGATTTAATCATGCAAATCTATTTACCTGGGGCAATTAACGAGGTTAAAACGGCGGTCTCTTTAAAAAAAGAAGACGAACCTTTTTATGAAAATAATCCAACATTTAACTTAGTCGTGTTAAACACAATTGCCCATCATTATGATAATCGCTCAATCACATCCAACGAGCAGGCATTTGAAATTCCTGCTTCTTCTGCGAAGTTAGTCCATACATTAAGAGGTAATCTTGCTGATTGGCGTAAGAAAAACATCGAGGTGATAGCCGATGAATCTTAA